From the genome of Papaver somniferum cultivar HN1 chromosome 2, ASM357369v1, whole genome shotgun sequence, one region includes:
- the LOC113347127 gene encoding protein MON2 homolog isoform X1, with protein sequence MAFMAVLEADLRALSTEARRRYPVVKEGAEHAIRKLRLLSSPAEIAQNDDILKIFLMACEVKTVKMSTIGLSCLQKLISHDAVVPSALKEILSTLKDHAEMADDIVQLKTLQTILIIFQSRLHPENEDNMAQALGICLLLLENNRSSDSVRNTAAATFRQAVALIFDHVIAAESLPAGKAGAGSHSSRSNSVTGDLSRSINRAESLENDFPSGGPLPVRDSLTKAGKIGLRLLEDLTALAAGGSATWLRINSLQRTFVLDILEFILSNYVAIFRTLVPYEQVLRHQICSLLMTSLRTNAELEGEAGEPSFRRLVLRSVAHVIRLYSSSLVTECEVFLSMLVKVTFLDSRLWHRILVLEVLRGFCVEVRTLSLLFQNFDMNPKNTNVVEGMTKALARVVSSIQIPDTSEESLAAVAGMFSSKAKGIEWSLDNDASNAAVMVASEAHAITLAVEGLLGVIFTVATLTDEAVDVGELESPRCDSEPPFKCTGETAVLCTAMVDSMWLTILDALSLILTRSQGEAIILEILKGYQAFTQACGVLHAVEPLNSFLASLCKFTISMPIEAEKRSSVLQSPGSRRAEHSIDLRDSVVLTPKNVQALRTLFNISHRLHNMLGPSWILVLETLAALDRAIHSPHATTQEVSASVPRLTRESSGQYSDFSILSSLNSQLFESSAMMHISAVKSLLSALRQLSNQCMPGNSSNPVQTSSQHIGSITFSVEKMISILTNNMHRVEPLWDQVVGHLLELADNSSHHLRNLALEALDQSICSVLGSDKFQGSRFRHPNKEMDITSTESNSFEYAVISPLRVLYFSTENLDVRAGSLKILLHVLERHGDKLYYSWLAILQTLRSVADASERDLIPLGFQSIRVIMNDGLATIPVHWLDICIEVTGAYSAQLTELNISLTAIGLLWTTTDFIAKGLPHGNPEHKETGSIDGHAIKHKGDEKMDEDVEDKIHQRFPLVRTSDREKLLFSVFSLLQKLGADERPEVRNSSIRTLFQTLGTHGQKLSRRMWEDCLWNYVFPTLDHVSHMAAHSSTDEWQGKELGVRGGKAIHMLIHHSRNTAQKQWDETIVLVLGGIARILRSFFPFLKNLSNFWTGWESLLLFVRNSILNGSKEVALAAISCLQTTVVSHSPKGNMPMPYLKSVLDVYELVLQRGPNCSAIAASKVKQEILQSLGELFVQTQKMFDDDLYLQLLKIIHLAVRQPKSTSDSSEADTGHIPPVQRTMLEVLPQLRPSDHLSSMWSHLLRELLRHLPGSDVLLADQENEAEVDKHKPGNGKMALHVDLVSPVDRQKLEGSPMTPTKTQKMGKSEFPNGVATASQSPKSGSATTKSGPPSITNHLFAEKLVPVLVDLFVSAPRVEKYNIFPEIIQGFGRCMATRRDNPDGALWRLSVEGFNRILVDDVSRTSADGLQDPIIARPSRTRLWKEVADVYEIFLVGSCGRALPSKVISSATQKADETLEMTILDVLGDNILSEQSDAPDDILLRLISALDRCASRTCCLPVETVELMPSHCSKFSLTCLQKLFLLCRYSNKANVWSAARSRVSRISISVLTKRCEFILDKFLIDEKDLGERLLPALRIEEIVYVLEELSHLIIHIETASTLPLRPYLIEGLPRIENYGSRAHLLVLFPSLCELVISRETRVRELVRVLLRLISSELEVQKVSLA encoded by the exons ATGGCTTTCATGGCTGTTCTTGAGGCAGATCTACGAGCTCTTTCTACAGAAGCTCGCCGTAGATATCCTGTAGTTAAAGAAGGCGCTGAACATGCAATTAGAAAG TTGAGATTGTTGTCGAGTCCGGCTGAAATTGCACAGAATGATGATATATTGAAGATATTCTTGATGGCTTGTGAGGTTAAAACTGTGAAGATGAGTACTATTGGACTTTCATGTTTACAAAAGTTGATATCTCACGATGCTGTTGTACCATCAGCATTGAAGGAGATTTTATCTACCTTGAAAGAT CATGCTGAAATGGCCGATGACATTGTTCAACTGAAGACTTTACAAACTATACTCATTATATTCCAGTCGCGATTACATCCTGAAAATGAG GACAATATGGCCCAAGCACTTGGTATATGTCTGCTTCTCCTTGAAAATAACCGGTCATCTGATAGTGTGCGCAA TACTGCTGCAGCTACTTTCAGGCAAGCGGTGGCGTTGATTTTTGATCATGTTATCGCTGCTGAGTCACTTCCTGCTGGTAAAGCGGGTGCTGGAAGTCATTCCTCTCGATCCAATTCAGTCACTGGTGATCTCAGTCGCAGTATAAACCGCGCAGA GTCACTTGAAAATGATTTTCCTTCTGGAGGGCCACTGCCAGTGCGAGATAGTTTAACTAAAGCAGGAAAAATTGGGCTTCGCTTGCTTGAAGACCTGACAGCACTAGCTGCAGGTGGATCT gCAACGTGGTTACGCATTAACTCTCTTCAAAGGACATTTGTACTTGATATACTAGA GTTCATTCTGTCAAATTATGTGGCTATATTTAGGACTTTGGTGCCATACGAACAG GTCTTGCGTCATCAAATCTGCTCACTTCTCATGACTTCACTCCGGACCAATGCTGAG CTTGAGGGTGAAGCGGGGGAGCCTTCTTTTCGCCGTCTGGTCTTGCGATCGGTCGCTCATGTTATAAGACTTTACAGTTCATCCCTTGTCACCGAGTGTGAG GTTTTTCTTAGTATGTTGGTGAAGGTAACTTTTCTGGATTCACGACTGTGGCACCGCATTCTTGTTCTAGAAGTCTTAAGG GGATTTTGCGTGGAGGTACGGACATTAAGCCTCCTTTTCCAGAATTTTGACAT GAATCCCAAGAACACAAATGTTGTCGAGGGTATGACTAAAGCTCTTGCTAGAGTTGTTTCAAGTATACAG ATTCCAGATACAAGCGAAGAAAGCCTTGCGGCAGTTGCAGGAATGTTTAGTAGCAAAGCCAAAG GAATCGAGTGGAGCCTGGACAATGATGCTTCAAATGCTGCAGTCATGGTTGCTAGTGAAGCTCATGCAATAACTTTAGCAGTTGAAGGTCTTTTAGGTGTCATTTTTACCGTGGCCACTTTGACAGATGAAGCTGTGGATGTTGGTGAG CTTGAATCCCCCAGATGTGATAGTGAACCTCCATTCAAGTGTACTGGGGAAACTGCAGTTCTCTGCACCGCTATGGTTGATTCCATGTGGTTGACCATCCTTGATGCTCTTTCCCTGATTTTGACTAG GTCACAAGGAGAAGCTATCATATTGGAAATATTGAAAGGATATCAGGCATTCACTCAG GCATGTGGGGTGCTCCATGCTGTAGAACCTTTGAATTCTTTCCTTGCCTCCCTATGCAAATTCACGATCAGTATGCCAATTGAGGCTGAAAAGAGGAG CAGTGTTTTACAATCTCCCGGGTCAAGGCGGGCCGAACATTCAATTGATCTGCGGGATAGTGTAGTCCTTACTCCAAAGAACGTGCAG GCCTTGAGGACCCTCTTCAACATATCTCATCGATTACATAATATGTTGGGCCCATCATGGATTTTG GTGCTGGAGACTCTAGCTGCACTAGATCGGGCAATCCATTCTCCACATGCTACAACGCAG GAGGTCTCTGCTTCGGTTCCAAGGCTCACAAGAGAATCATCTGGCCAGTATAGTGATTTCAGCATCCTTTCTTCACTGAATTCTCAA TTGTTTGAGAGCTCAGCAATGATGCACATATCTGCAGTTAAGTCACTTCTTTCTGCCCTACGCCAACTATCAAATCAATGCATGCCAGGAAACTCAAGTAATCCTGTACAAACTTCAAGTCAGCACATTGGAAGCATAACTTTCTCCGTTGAAAAAATGATATCGATACTAACAAATAATATGCACA GAGTGGAGCCTCTGTGGGATCAAGTTGTTGGACATCTTCTTGAG CTTGCGGATAATTCTAGTCACCACTTACGAAATTTGGCACTGGAGGCATTAGATCAATCGATATGTTCTGTCTTAGGTTCTGACAAATTCCAAGGGTCTCGTTTTAGACATCCAAATAAGGAA ATGGATATTACCAGTACAGAATCAAATTCATTTGAGTATGCTGTGATATCACCATTACGGGTCCTTTACTTTTCAACAGAAAACCTTGATGTCCGAGCTGGATCGTTGAAAATTCTGCTGCATGTTTTGGAG AGACACGGGGACAAGCTGTATTATAGTTGGCTGGCAATTCTCCAAACATTGAG GTCTGTTGCTGACGCATCAGAGAGGGATCTTATCCCGTTAGGATTCCAG AGCATACGTGTTATAATGAATGATGGGCTAGCGACTATACCTGTACACTGGTTGGACAT ATGTATAGAAGTAACAGGAGCATACAGTGCCCAATTAACCGAACTTAATATAAGCCTGACAGCGATAGGCCTTCTCTGGACTACAACTGATTTTATTGCTAAGGGGCTCCCTCATGGGAATCCTGAACACAAGGAAACAG GATCTATTGATGGACATGCTATAAAGCACAAAGGTGATGAAAAGAtggatgaagatgttgaagataAAATTCATCAACGTTTTCCATTAGTGCGGACGAGCGATCGTGAAAAATTGCTATTCTCAGTTTTCTCTCTACTTCAAAAGCTTGGAGCTGATGAGAGGCCAGAG GTTAGGAATTCTTCAATCCGGACACTTTTTCAAACTCTGGGCACCCATGGACAAAAGCTTTCGAGGCGCATGTGGGAAGATTGCCTTTGGAATTATGTTTTCCCCACATTGGATCACGTTTCCCACATG GCTGCACATTCATCCACTGATGAATGGCAAGGTAAAGAACTTGGGGTGAGAGGGGGGAAAGCAATTCACATGCTCATACATCATAG TCGTAACACAGCTCAGAAGCAGTGGGATGAGACTATTGTACTTGTATTAGGTGGAATTGCACGCATTCTAAGATCCTTTTTTCCATTCCTTAAAAATTTATCCAATTTCTGGACAG GATGGGAGTCCTTGCTTCTTTTTGTAAGAAATAGCATTTTAAATGGTAGCAAGGAGGTTGCTCTTGCTGCAATAAGTTGTTTGCAGACAACTGTTGTTTCACATTCTCCCAAG GGGAACATGCCTATGCCTTACCTCAAGTCAGTGCTTGATGTATACGAGCTTGTTCTTCAAAGAGGACCAAACTGTAGTGCTATTGCTGCGAGCAAGGTTAAGCAGGAAATCCTACAGAGTTTAG GTGAACTATTTGTTCAAACACAAAAGATGTTTGATGATGACCTGTATTTGCAGTTGCTGAAAATCATACATTTGGCTGTTAGGCAACCCAAGAGTACCAGTGATAGCAGTGAAGCAGATACT GGACATATTCCACCAGTCCAACGTACTATGCTGGAGGTTCTACCACAGTTGCGTCCATCTGATCACCTGTCCTCCATGTGGTCTCATCTTCTTCGGGAGCTTTTGCGCCACCTTCCTGGATCTGATGTTCTTTTAGCAGACCAGGAAAATGAAGCAGAAGTTGACAAACATAAGCCAGGAAATGGTAAAATGGCACTTCATGTGGATTTGGTTTCTCCTGTGGACAGGCAAAAGCTCGAGGGTTCTCCTATGACACCCACCAAAACTCAAAAAATGGGTAAGTCGGAGTTTCCTAATGGGGTTGCCACTGCCTCTCAATCTCCGAAGTCAGGctcagccacaactaagagtgGGCCTCCAAGCATCACAAATCATTTGTTTGCTGAAAAGCTTGTTCCGGTTCTGGTTGACCTTTTTGTATCAGCTCCTAGGGTTGAAAAGTACAATATATTTCCCGAGATCATTCAAGGTTTTGGAAG GTGTATGGCGACTAGAAGAGATAATCCAGATGGGGCTCTGTGGAGATTATCTGTCGAAGGCTTCAACCGTATACTTGTTGACGATGTTAGCAGGACAAGTGCTGATGGTTTGCAAGATCCAATCATAGCAAGACCTTCCAGAACACGTCTGTGGAAAGAAGTTGCGGACGTATACGAAATATTCCTTGTTGGTTCTTGTGGCCGTGCACTTCCATCCAAAGTCATTTCATCTGCAACACAGAAGGCTGATGAAACTCTCGAGATGACTATCCTGGATGTGCTGGGAGACAACATTCTGAGTGAACAATCTGATGCGCCAGACGAT ATTCTGCTGCGGCTAATTTCTGCTCTGGACCGGTGTGCATCACGAACGTGCTGTTTACCCGTTGAGACTGTGGAACTCATGCCTTCACACTGCAGCAAATTTTCCTTAACTTGTTTGCAGAAATTATTTTTGCTGTGCAG ATACAGTAATAAAGCGAATGTTTGGAGCGCAGCAAGATCCAGAGTCAGCAGGATCTCAATCAGTGTACTGACTAAGAGATGCGAGTTCATACTTGATAAATTCCTAATTGATGAGAAAGATCTTG GTGAGCGTCTATTACCGGCATTAAGAATTGAAGAGATTGTTTATGTCCTTGAGGAGTTGTCTCATCTGATTATTCACATCGAAACAGCTTCTACTCTTCCTTTACGGCCCTACTTGATAGAAGGCCTACCAAGGATAGAAAATTACGGCTCGCGAGCGCACCTGCTTGTTCTGTTTCCATCCCTCTGCgaacttgttatctcaag GGAAACGAGAGTAAGAGAGCTAGTGCGAGTGCTGCTTAGATTGATCAGTTCAGAGTTGGAAGTTCAAAAGGTCAGTTTAGCTTAG
- the LOC113347127 gene encoding protein MON2 homolog isoform X3 — MAFMAVLEADLRALSTEARRRYPVVKEGAEHAIRKLRLLSSPAEIAQNDDILKIFLMACEVKTVKMSTIGLSCLQKLISHDAVVPSALKEILSTLKDHAEMADDIVQLKTLQTILIIFQSRLHPENEDNMAQALGICLLLLENNRSSDSVRNTAAATFRQAVALIFDHVIAAESLPAGKAGAGSHSSRSNSVTGDLSRSINRAESLENDFPSGGPLPVRDSLTKAGKIGLRLLEDLTALAAGGSATWLRINSLQRTFVLDILEFILSNYVAIFRTLVPYEQVLRHQICSLLMTSLRTNAELEGEAGEPSFRRLVLRSVAHVIRLYSSSLVTECEVFLSMLVKVTFLDSRLWHRILVLEVLRGFCVEVRTLSLLFQNFDMNPKNTNVVEGMTKALARVVSSIQIPDTSEESLAAVAGMFSSKAKGIEWSLDNDASNAAVMVASEAHAITLAVEGLLGVIFTVATLTDEAVDVGELESPRCDSEPPFKCTGETAVLCTAMVDSMWLTILDALSLILTRSQGEAIILEILKGYQAFTQACGVLHAVEPLNSFLASLCKFTISMPIEAEKRSSVLQSPGSRRAEHSIDLRDSVVLTPKNVQALRTLFNISHRLHNMLGPSWILVLETLAALDRAIHSPHATTQEVSASVPRLTRESSGQYSDFSILSSLNSQLFESSAMMHISAVKSLLSALRQLSNQCMPGNSSNPVQTSSQHIGSITFSVEKMISILTNNMHRVEPLWDQVVGHLLELADNSSHHLRNLALEALDQSICSVLGSDKFQGSRFRHPNKEMDITSTESNSFEYAVISPLRVLYFSTENLDVRAGSLKILLHVLERHGDKLYYSWLAILQTLRSVADASERDLIPLGFQSIRVIMNDGLATIPVHWLDICIEVTGAYSAQLTELNISLTAIGLLWTTTDFIAKGLPHGNPEHKETGSIDGHAIKHKGDEKMDEDVEDKIHQRFPLVRTSDREKLLFSVFSLLQKLGADERPEVRNSSIRTLFQTLGTHGQKLSRRMWEDCLWNYVFPTLDHVSHMAAHSSTDEWQGKELGVRGGKAIHMLIHHSRNTAQKQWDETIVLVLGGIARILRSFFPFLKNLSNFWTGWESLLLFVRNSILNGSKEVALAAISCLQTTVVSHSPKGNMPMPYLKSVLDVYELVLQRGPNCSAIAASKVKQEILQSLGELFVQTQKMFDDDLYLQLLKIIHLAVRQPKSTSDSSEADTGHIPPVQRTMLEVLPQLRPSDHLSSMWSHLLRELLRHLPGSDVLLADQENEAEVDKHKPGNGKMALHVDLVSPVDRQKLEGSPMTPTKTQKMGKSEFPNGVATASQSPKSGSATTKSGPPSITNHLFAEKLVPVLVDLFVSAPRVEKYNIFPEIIQGFGRCMATRRDNPDGALWRLSVEGFNRILVDDVSRTSADGLQDPIIARPSRTRLWKEVADVYEIFLVGSCGRALPSKVISSATQKADETLEMTILDVLGDNILSEQSDAPDDILLRLISALDRCASRTCCLPVETVELMPSHCSKFSLTCLQKLFLLCSNKANVWSAARSRVSRISISVLTKRCEFILDKFLIDEKDLGERLLPALRIEEIVYVLEELSHLIIHIETASTLPLRPYLIEGLPRIENYGSRAHLLVLFPSLCELVISRETRVRELVRVLLRLISSELEVQKVSLA, encoded by the exons ATGGCTTTCATGGCTGTTCTTGAGGCAGATCTACGAGCTCTTTCTACAGAAGCTCGCCGTAGATATCCTGTAGTTAAAGAAGGCGCTGAACATGCAATTAGAAAG TTGAGATTGTTGTCGAGTCCGGCTGAAATTGCACAGAATGATGATATATTGAAGATATTCTTGATGGCTTGTGAGGTTAAAACTGTGAAGATGAGTACTATTGGACTTTCATGTTTACAAAAGTTGATATCTCACGATGCTGTTGTACCATCAGCATTGAAGGAGATTTTATCTACCTTGAAAGAT CATGCTGAAATGGCCGATGACATTGTTCAACTGAAGACTTTACAAACTATACTCATTATATTCCAGTCGCGATTACATCCTGAAAATGAG GACAATATGGCCCAAGCACTTGGTATATGTCTGCTTCTCCTTGAAAATAACCGGTCATCTGATAGTGTGCGCAA TACTGCTGCAGCTACTTTCAGGCAAGCGGTGGCGTTGATTTTTGATCATGTTATCGCTGCTGAGTCACTTCCTGCTGGTAAAGCGGGTGCTGGAAGTCATTCCTCTCGATCCAATTCAGTCACTGGTGATCTCAGTCGCAGTATAAACCGCGCAGA GTCACTTGAAAATGATTTTCCTTCTGGAGGGCCACTGCCAGTGCGAGATAGTTTAACTAAAGCAGGAAAAATTGGGCTTCGCTTGCTTGAAGACCTGACAGCACTAGCTGCAGGTGGATCT gCAACGTGGTTACGCATTAACTCTCTTCAAAGGACATTTGTACTTGATATACTAGA GTTCATTCTGTCAAATTATGTGGCTATATTTAGGACTTTGGTGCCATACGAACAG GTCTTGCGTCATCAAATCTGCTCACTTCTCATGACTTCACTCCGGACCAATGCTGAG CTTGAGGGTGAAGCGGGGGAGCCTTCTTTTCGCCGTCTGGTCTTGCGATCGGTCGCTCATGTTATAAGACTTTACAGTTCATCCCTTGTCACCGAGTGTGAG GTTTTTCTTAGTATGTTGGTGAAGGTAACTTTTCTGGATTCACGACTGTGGCACCGCATTCTTGTTCTAGAAGTCTTAAGG GGATTTTGCGTGGAGGTACGGACATTAAGCCTCCTTTTCCAGAATTTTGACAT GAATCCCAAGAACACAAATGTTGTCGAGGGTATGACTAAAGCTCTTGCTAGAGTTGTTTCAAGTATACAG ATTCCAGATACAAGCGAAGAAAGCCTTGCGGCAGTTGCAGGAATGTTTAGTAGCAAAGCCAAAG GAATCGAGTGGAGCCTGGACAATGATGCTTCAAATGCTGCAGTCATGGTTGCTAGTGAAGCTCATGCAATAACTTTAGCAGTTGAAGGTCTTTTAGGTGTCATTTTTACCGTGGCCACTTTGACAGATGAAGCTGTGGATGTTGGTGAG CTTGAATCCCCCAGATGTGATAGTGAACCTCCATTCAAGTGTACTGGGGAAACTGCAGTTCTCTGCACCGCTATGGTTGATTCCATGTGGTTGACCATCCTTGATGCTCTTTCCCTGATTTTGACTAG GTCACAAGGAGAAGCTATCATATTGGAAATATTGAAAGGATATCAGGCATTCACTCAG GCATGTGGGGTGCTCCATGCTGTAGAACCTTTGAATTCTTTCCTTGCCTCCCTATGCAAATTCACGATCAGTATGCCAATTGAGGCTGAAAAGAGGAG CAGTGTTTTACAATCTCCCGGGTCAAGGCGGGCCGAACATTCAATTGATCTGCGGGATAGTGTAGTCCTTACTCCAAAGAACGTGCAG GCCTTGAGGACCCTCTTCAACATATCTCATCGATTACATAATATGTTGGGCCCATCATGGATTTTG GTGCTGGAGACTCTAGCTGCACTAGATCGGGCAATCCATTCTCCACATGCTACAACGCAG GAGGTCTCTGCTTCGGTTCCAAGGCTCACAAGAGAATCATCTGGCCAGTATAGTGATTTCAGCATCCTTTCTTCACTGAATTCTCAA TTGTTTGAGAGCTCAGCAATGATGCACATATCTGCAGTTAAGTCACTTCTTTCTGCCCTACGCCAACTATCAAATCAATGCATGCCAGGAAACTCAAGTAATCCTGTACAAACTTCAAGTCAGCACATTGGAAGCATAACTTTCTCCGTTGAAAAAATGATATCGATACTAACAAATAATATGCACA GAGTGGAGCCTCTGTGGGATCAAGTTGTTGGACATCTTCTTGAG CTTGCGGATAATTCTAGTCACCACTTACGAAATTTGGCACTGGAGGCATTAGATCAATCGATATGTTCTGTCTTAGGTTCTGACAAATTCCAAGGGTCTCGTTTTAGACATCCAAATAAGGAA ATGGATATTACCAGTACAGAATCAAATTCATTTGAGTATGCTGTGATATCACCATTACGGGTCCTTTACTTTTCAACAGAAAACCTTGATGTCCGAGCTGGATCGTTGAAAATTCTGCTGCATGTTTTGGAG AGACACGGGGACAAGCTGTATTATAGTTGGCTGGCAATTCTCCAAACATTGAG GTCTGTTGCTGACGCATCAGAGAGGGATCTTATCCCGTTAGGATTCCAG AGCATACGTGTTATAATGAATGATGGGCTAGCGACTATACCTGTACACTGGTTGGACAT ATGTATAGAAGTAACAGGAGCATACAGTGCCCAATTAACCGAACTTAATATAAGCCTGACAGCGATAGGCCTTCTCTGGACTACAACTGATTTTATTGCTAAGGGGCTCCCTCATGGGAATCCTGAACACAAGGAAACAG GATCTATTGATGGACATGCTATAAAGCACAAAGGTGATGAAAAGAtggatgaagatgttgaagataAAATTCATCAACGTTTTCCATTAGTGCGGACGAGCGATCGTGAAAAATTGCTATTCTCAGTTTTCTCTCTACTTCAAAAGCTTGGAGCTGATGAGAGGCCAGAG GTTAGGAATTCTTCAATCCGGACACTTTTTCAAACTCTGGGCACCCATGGACAAAAGCTTTCGAGGCGCATGTGGGAAGATTGCCTTTGGAATTATGTTTTCCCCACATTGGATCACGTTTCCCACATG GCTGCACATTCATCCACTGATGAATGGCAAGGTAAAGAACTTGGGGTGAGAGGGGGGAAAGCAATTCACATGCTCATACATCATAG TCGTAACACAGCTCAGAAGCAGTGGGATGAGACTATTGTACTTGTATTAGGTGGAATTGCACGCATTCTAAGATCCTTTTTTCCATTCCTTAAAAATTTATCCAATTTCTGGACAG GATGGGAGTCCTTGCTTCTTTTTGTAAGAAATAGCATTTTAAATGGTAGCAAGGAGGTTGCTCTTGCTGCAATAAGTTGTTTGCAGACAACTGTTGTTTCACATTCTCCCAAG GGGAACATGCCTATGCCTTACCTCAAGTCAGTGCTTGATGTATACGAGCTTGTTCTTCAAAGAGGACCAAACTGTAGTGCTATTGCTGCGAGCAAGGTTAAGCAGGAAATCCTACAGAGTTTAG GTGAACTATTTGTTCAAACACAAAAGATGTTTGATGATGACCTGTATTTGCAGTTGCTGAAAATCATACATTTGGCTGTTAGGCAACCCAAGAGTACCAGTGATAGCAGTGAAGCAGATACT GGACATATTCCACCAGTCCAACGTACTATGCTGGAGGTTCTACCACAGTTGCGTCCATCTGATCACCTGTCCTCCATGTGGTCTCATCTTCTTCGGGAGCTTTTGCGCCACCTTCCTGGATCTGATGTTCTTTTAGCAGACCAGGAAAATGAAGCAGAAGTTGACAAACATAAGCCAGGAAATGGTAAAATGGCACTTCATGTGGATTTGGTTTCTCCTGTGGACAGGCAAAAGCTCGAGGGTTCTCCTATGACACCCACCAAAACTCAAAAAATGGGTAAGTCGGAGTTTCCTAATGGGGTTGCCACTGCCTCTCAATCTCCGAAGTCAGGctcagccacaactaagagtgGGCCTCCAAGCATCACAAATCATTTGTTTGCTGAAAAGCTTGTTCCGGTTCTGGTTGACCTTTTTGTATCAGCTCCTAGGGTTGAAAAGTACAATATATTTCCCGAGATCATTCAAGGTTTTGGAAG GTGTATGGCGACTAGAAGAGATAATCCAGATGGGGCTCTGTGGAGATTATCTGTCGAAGGCTTCAACCGTATACTTGTTGACGATGTTAGCAGGACAAGTGCTGATGGTTTGCAAGATCCAATCATAGCAAGACCTTCCAGAACACGTCTGTGGAAAGAAGTTGCGGACGTATACGAAATATTCCTTGTTGGTTCTTGTGGCCGTGCACTTCCATCCAAAGTCATTTCATCTGCAACACAGAAGGCTGATGAAACTCTCGAGATGACTATCCTGGATGTGCTGGGAGACAACATTCTGAGTGAACAATCTGATGCGCCAGACGAT ATTCTGCTGCGGCTAATTTCTGCTCTGGACCGGTGTGCATCACGAACGTGCTGTTTACCCGTTGAGACTGTGGAACTCATGCCTTCACACTGCAGCAAATTTTCCTTAACTTGTTTGCAGAAATTATTTTTGCTGTGCAG TAATAAAGCGAATGTTTGGAGCGCAGCAAGATCCAGAGTCAGCAGGATCTCAATCAGTGTACTGACTAAGAGATGCGAGTTCATACTTGATAAATTCCTAATTGATGAGAAAGATCTTG GTGAGCGTCTATTACCGGCATTAAGAATTGAAGAGATTGTTTATGTCCTTGAGGAGTTGTCTCATCTGATTATTCACATCGAAACAGCTTCTACTCTTCCTTTACGGCCCTACTTGATAGAAGGCCTACCAAGGATAGAAAATTACGGCTCGCGAGCGCACCTGCTTGTTCTGTTTCCATCCCTCTGCgaacttgttatctcaag GGAAACGAGAGTAAGAGAGCTAGTGCGAGTGCTGCTTAGATTGATCAGTTCAGAGTTGGAAGTTCAAAAGGTCAGTTTAGCTTAG